A single region of the Ochotona princeps isolate mOchPri1 chromosome 10, mOchPri1.hap1, whole genome shotgun sequence genome encodes:
- the PM20D1 gene encoding N-fatty-acyl-amino acid synthase/hydrolase PM20D1 isoform X1, with protein sequence MALRYCGALALVAGLLLIFATVSSSESQKSRNHMETLRIPPRFSQKESTEMKEALKGAIQIPTVSFSRNKSNTTALAEFGKYIRKVFPRLFNTTFIQHEVVGEYSHLFTIQGADRSLQPYMLLAHFDVVPAPEEGWEVPPFSGLERDGFIHGRGTLDNKNSVMAILQALQLLLTRNYIPQRSFFIALGHDEEVSGLNGAQKIATLLQARGVQLAFIVDEGSFVLDGFLPSLKTPFAMVSVSEKGALDLMLHVNMTPGHSSAPPKETSIGILAAALSRLEQTPMPNLFGRGILKMTLQQLANEFPFPHNIFLNNLWLFQPLVSRFLERNPITNAMIRTTTAITKFHAGIKENVIPSVAQAVVNFRIHHAQTVQEVFEFVKNTVADDRVQLQVLRAFEPLPLSPYDDQSLGYQLLSQTIRSIFPEVNIVTPGICIGNTDSRHYTNLTTSIYRFNPVRLQPQGFSSIHGLNEKISVQDYETQVKFIFELIQNADSYKKLARHLHDL encoded by the exons ATGGCTCTGCGGTACTGTGGGGCGCTGGCCCTGGTGGCTGGGCTGCTGCTAATATTCGCCACGGTCTCCAGCTCAGAGAGCCAAAAGAGCAGGAACCATATGGAAACGTTGCGAATCCCTCCTCGATTCAGCCAAAAGGAGAGCACAGAGATGAAAGAAGCCCTGAAAG GTGCCATCCAGATTCCCACAGTGTCTTTCAGCCGCAATAAGTCCAACACCACAGCCCTGGCTGAGTTTGGAAAATACATCCGTAAAG TCTTTCCCAGGTTGTTCAACACCACCTTTATCCAGCATGAAGTTGTGGGAGAATACAGCCACCTGTTCACCATCCAAGGCGCAGACCGCAGCCTGCAGCCCTACATGCTCTTGGCTCACTTTGACGTAGTGCCTGCCCCAGAGGAAGGCTGGGAGGTGCCCCCCTTCTCTGGACTGGAGCGTGATGGCTTCATCCATGGTCGGGGCACGCTAGACAACAAAAACTCTGTGATG GCAATCCTGCAAGCCTTGCAGCTCCTGCTGACCCGGAACTACATCCCACAAAGGTCTTTCTTCATTGCTCTGGGCCATGATGAAGAG GTATCAGGACTAAATGGGGCTCAGAAGATCGCAACCCTGCTCCAGGCAAGGGGCGTCCAGCTGGCCTTTATCGTGGATGAGGGCAGCTTCGTCTTGGATGGCTTCCTTCCCAGCCTCAAGACGCCCTTTGCCAT GGTCTCAGTCTCAGAGAAGGGTGCCCTTGACCTCATGCTGCATGTGAACATGACTCCAGGCCACTCCTCAGCTCCCCCAAAAGAGACCAGCATTGGCATCCTGGCAGCTGCCCTCAGTCG actGGAACAGACACCAATGCCCAACCTGTTTGGGAGAGGGATATTGAAGATGACATTGCAGCAACTGGCAAATGAG tttcccTTCCCCCACAATATATTCTTGAACAACCTATGGCTCTTCCAGCCCCTTGTAAGCAG GTTTTTGGAGAGAAATCCCATAACCAATGCGATGATCAGGACTACTACAGCTATCACTAAGTTCCATGCGGGGATAAAG GAAAACGTCATCCCATCCGTGGCCCAGGCCGTAGTCAACTTCCGAATTCACCATGCGCAGACAGTCCAAGAG GTCTTTGAATTTGTCAAGAACACTGTGGCCGATGACCGGGTCCAGCTGCAGGTGCTCAGAGcctttgagcccctgccactcagccCCTATGACGACCAGTCCCTGGGCTACCAGCTGCTCAGCCAGACCATCCGATCCATCTTCCCGGAAGTCAACATTGTCACCCCAG GCATTTGTATTGGCAACACAGACAGCCGACACTACACGAACCTTACCACCAGTATCTACCGCTTCAACCCCGTCCGTCTTCAGCCCCAGGGCTTCAGTAG CATCCACGGACTCAACGAGAAAATCTCAGTCCAAGACTATGAGACCCAGGTGAAATTCATCTTTGAGCTGATCCAGAACGCTGACTCATACAAGAAACTAGCTCGTCACCTGCATGACCTGTGA
- the PM20D1 gene encoding N-fatty-acyl-amino acid synthase/hydrolase PM20D1 isoform X2, with protein sequence MALRYCGALALVAGLLLIFATVSSSESQKSRNHMETLRIPPRFSQKESTEMKEALKGAIQIPTVSFSRNKSNTTALAEFGKYIRKVFPRLFNTTFIQHEVVGEYSHLFTIQGADRSLQPYMLLAHFDVVPAPEEGWEVPPFSGLERDGFIHGRGTLDNKNSVMAILQALQLLLTRNYIPQRSFFIALGHDEEVSGLNGAQKIATLLQARGVQLAFIVDEGSFVLDGFLPSLKTPFAMVSVSEKGALDLMLHVNMTPGHSSAPPKETSIGILAAALSRLEQTPMPNLFGRGILKMTLQQLANEFPFPHNIFLNNLWLFQPLVSRFLERNPITNAMIRTTTAITKFHAGIKENVIPSVAQAVVNFRIHHAQTVQEAFVLATQTADTTRTLPPVSTASTPSVFSPRASVASTDSTRKSQSKTMRPR encoded by the exons ATGGCTCTGCGGTACTGTGGGGCGCTGGCCCTGGTGGCTGGGCTGCTGCTAATATTCGCCACGGTCTCCAGCTCAGAGAGCCAAAAGAGCAGGAACCATATGGAAACGTTGCGAATCCCTCCTCGATTCAGCCAAAAGGAGAGCACAGAGATGAAAGAAGCCCTGAAAG GTGCCATCCAGATTCCCACAGTGTCTTTCAGCCGCAATAAGTCCAACACCACAGCCCTGGCTGAGTTTGGAAAATACATCCGTAAAG TCTTTCCCAGGTTGTTCAACACCACCTTTATCCAGCATGAAGTTGTGGGAGAATACAGCCACCTGTTCACCATCCAAGGCGCAGACCGCAGCCTGCAGCCCTACATGCTCTTGGCTCACTTTGACGTAGTGCCTGCCCCAGAGGAAGGCTGGGAGGTGCCCCCCTTCTCTGGACTGGAGCGTGATGGCTTCATCCATGGTCGGGGCACGCTAGACAACAAAAACTCTGTGATG GCAATCCTGCAAGCCTTGCAGCTCCTGCTGACCCGGAACTACATCCCACAAAGGTCTTTCTTCATTGCTCTGGGCCATGATGAAGAG GTATCAGGACTAAATGGGGCTCAGAAGATCGCAACCCTGCTCCAGGCAAGGGGCGTCCAGCTGGCCTTTATCGTGGATGAGGGCAGCTTCGTCTTGGATGGCTTCCTTCCCAGCCTCAAGACGCCCTTTGCCAT GGTCTCAGTCTCAGAGAAGGGTGCCCTTGACCTCATGCTGCATGTGAACATGACTCCAGGCCACTCCTCAGCTCCCCCAAAAGAGACCAGCATTGGCATCCTGGCAGCTGCCCTCAGTCG actGGAACAGACACCAATGCCCAACCTGTTTGGGAGAGGGATATTGAAGATGACATTGCAGCAACTGGCAAATGAG tttcccTTCCCCCACAATATATTCTTGAACAACCTATGGCTCTTCCAGCCCCTTGTAAGCAG GTTTTTGGAGAGAAATCCCATAACCAATGCGATGATCAGGACTACTACAGCTATCACTAAGTTCCATGCGGGGATAAAG GAAAACGTCATCCCATCCGTGGCCCAGGCCGTAGTCAACTTCCGAATTCACCATGCGCAGACAGTCCAAGAG GCATTTGTATTGGCAACACAGACAGCCGACACTACACGAACCTTACCACCAGTATCTACCGCTTCAACCCCGTCCGTCTTCAGCCCCAGGGCTTCAGTAG CATCCACGGACTCAACGAGAAAATCTCAGTCCAAGACTATGAGACCCAGGTGA